AGGAGGCCGTCGAGGTCGGCTGGTTCTTCGCCCGCCGCGTCTGGGGTCGCGGCTACGCGCCGGAGCTCGCGGCCGAGGCGGTCCGGTGGGCCTTCGAGGGCCTCGGCCTCGCCGAGCTCGTGACGTTCACGATGACGACGAACAGCGCATCGCGGGCGGTCATGGGCAAGCTCGGCTTCACGCTGGACCGGGAGGTGGTCCACGCCGACCTGCCGCACGTGCTCTTCCGGCTGCGCCCGGAGGGCTGGGCGGCCCGCCAGGCCGCGGCCGGCTAGCGCTCGAGCAGCCGCAGGTCGCCGCCGAGGAACGTCGCGAGGCGCTCGGCCTCCACGCGCAGCTGCGCCTTGGCACCGCGCGGCAGGCGCCCCCATGGCTCGATCGTCACCTCGACCGCCCTTCCGCGCCGCTCGTGGCGCCAGACGCCGGCGATCGCGCCGCCGACGAGCACCACGGGGGTGATCCAGCCCGCCGCCCGCGAGATCTCCGCGCGACGCGACTGGTCGAGGATCGCCGGGTCGCGCAGGAGGGCGACGGTGTGGTGGTCGAAGGCGGGGAGGAGGCGGGCCTCGGGCGGCGGCGCCGCGGCCGCGAGGGCGTCGACGTCCCCGGCCAGGGCGGTGCGCACCAGGCCGTCGGGATCGCCCTGCACCGCCACCGGGACGACCTCGTCCTCGAGCGCCGCCAGCCAGCGCCCGGCGGTGGCGGCCGAGGAGATGCCCAGCCAGCGGGCGAGGTCCTCGCGCGTGGCGGGGCCGAAGGCACGCAGGAAGCGCCGGGTGACCTCGAGCAGCGCCTCCTGCGGATCGCGCTCCTCGACCTTCGCGCCGAGCCAGCGCTCGGGCGTCGTGAACCGCACGCGACGCTCGTCGCCGTCGGCGAAGCACAGCTCACCGACCATCGCCGCGGGCTTGAGCACGGAGCCCCAGGAGCCCAGGGCCGCCTCGATCGCCGCGTCGTGGCCGACCGCCTCGCCCAGCGCGGCGGCGAGCGCCTCGCGCGTCAGCGGCTCGCCCTCGAGGACCGCCGGCACCGCGGCGAAGAGCGCGGCGGCCTGGTCGGCGGTCAGGCCGTTGGCCTTCAACCACGCCGGGGACGCCTGACGCTGGGGGATCGCCCGGTGGGCCGCGGCGTAGAGGGCCAGGTCGTCGGCGCGCAGGAGGTGCAGCGTCCCGCGCATCGCCCACGTCTTGACCAGGAGCCGGTCCTCCCACAGCAGGGCCTCGACCTCCCCCGACGCCAGGTCGTCGACGCGCGCCCACAGCTGCAGCACGGCGCTGGACAGCACCTGGGCGTGCAGGCCGCAGAGGTCGCGCACGACGTCGAGCGCGGCGGCATGCGGGACGCGCGCGTCGAGGTGATGGCGCCGGGCGCGCAGCCCGCGGACCTGCTCGTGGGTGACGGTCGTGACCGGGCGGGACGTGGCGGCGGTGCGGGGCATCGACGGGGTGCAGTAGAGCGGCGGTTGCGGTCAGAAGCGGTCCGCAACGGCGCCGCGCTGCGCGCGTTGTCCGCGCGCCGAGGCCGGGGGTAGAGTCGGTCGCGGCACGGAAGAGCGGGACGCTCGCGCGTCCCGGGAGAGGACGGATGCATGCAGACCTTGATCGGCGCGGCGCTCATCGCCATGGGCCTCGTCGTCGCGACGCTCGTCCACACGCGCTCCCGTCCCGGTCACGCCGCCGCGCCGCTCGCGGCCGATCCCACCCTCGACCGCCGCGCCGCCGAGCTCGAGCTGCGCGCGGCGGAGCTCGAGCGCCAGGCCGCCGAGCTCGAACGCCTCAAGGTCGAGCGCGAGCGGGCGCTGGAGCGCGCGAGCGGCCTGAGCGCCGCCGAGGCCAAGCAGGAGCTCCTCAAGGACGTCGAGGGCGAGGCGCGCCAGGACGCGGCGCGGGTCCTGCGCCGCGTCGAGGACGAGACCAAGCGCGACGCCGAGCGGCGCGTGCGCTCGATCCTGTCCGTGGCGATGCAGCGCCTCGCCGCGTCGCACGCGACGCAGACCACCGTCTCCGTGGTCCAGCTGCCGGGCGACGACATGAAGGGCCGGATCATCGGCCGCGAGGGGCGCAACATCCGCGCGCTCGAGAACCTCACCGGCGTCGACTTCATCGTCGACGACACACCCGGCGCCGTCGTCCTCAGCGCCTTCGACGGCGTGCGCCGCGAGGTCGCGCGGATGACGCTCGAGCGCCTGCTGCAGGACGGCCGGATCCACCCGGCCCGCATCGAGGAGGTGTTCTTCTCGGCGAAGTCCGACCTCGACGCCCACATCGTCGAGGTCGGCGAGGCCGCCGTCCTGGAGGCCGGCGTCCAGGGCCTGGACCCGGAGCTCGTGCGCCTCCTCGGCCGGCTGCGCTTCCGCACGAGCTACGGCCAGGACGTGCTCGCCCACTCGATCGAGTGCGCGCTGATGGCGGGCACGATGGCCCACGAGCTCGGGGCCAGCGCGAAGACGGCGAAGCGCGCCGCGCTCCTGCACGACATCGGCAAGGCGGTGTCCGGCGAGGTCGAGGGCCCGCACGCGCTGGTCGGCGGCGACCTGGCCCGCCGCCACGGCGAGCGCGAGGCCGTCGCCCACGCCATGGAGGCCCACCACAACGAGGTCGAGCCGCAGACCGTCGAGGCGGTGATCGTGCAGGCGGCCGACGCGCTGAGCGGCGCCCGGCCGGGGGCGCGCGGGGAGTCGCTGGAGCACTACGTCAAGCGCCTGCGCGACCTCGAGCAGCTCGCCGCCCGCCACGACGGCGTCGAGAAGGTCTACGCGATGCAGGCGGGCCGCGAGGTCCGCGTCATCGTCGAGCCGTCGGCCGTGGACGACGCGGGCGCGGGCGTGCTGGCCCGCGGCATCGCCCGGGAGATCGAGCGCGAGCTCGAGTACCCCGGCCAGATCAAGGTCACGGTGATCCGGGAGTCGCGCGCGGTGGACTACGCCAGGTGAGCTCGCGCACGCCGCGAGCCAGGAGCGGCAGGGCGGTCGTCACCACGCAGGCGATCCCGCCGACCGCCAGGACCTCACGCGCCCCGACCGCGTCGGCCAGCGGCCCCGCCAAGGCGTAGGCCACCGGCAGCAGCGCCAGCGACCCCATCCAGTCGAAGGCCGACACGCGCCCGAGCGCGGCGGGCGGGATCAGCTCGCTCAGGGCCGTGGTCCACCACACGTCGAAGAGCGAGAGGCCCCAGCCGCCGGCCGCGGCGACGGCGAGCGTGAGGACCAGCGGCGCGTCGACCGCCAGGCAGACGCCGATGAGCGGCCACAGCAGGGCTACGACGTGCGACGCGAGGATCGGGTGCGTGGGCCGCCAGCGCAGGCCCGTGGCGGCACCGGACAGCGCCCCCGCGCCGAAGGCCGTCATGGTCCAGCCGAAGACCGCGGTGTCGCCGTGGACCTCCTCGGCGACCGTCGGGCCGAGGACGAACAGCGGCCCGTAGGCGAGGATCAGCGCCGCGGTGGCGCCGAGGATGGTCGCCCACACCCAGACGCGGCTGCGGACCTCCGCCCAGCCCTCGGCGAGCTCCGTGCGCCACGAGGGCGCCGGCTCGGGCAGCGCGGTGAGCGACGGCGCCGGCACGGACGGCTCGCCCTCGTCCACGAGGCCGGTGCGCCTGCGCGTGCGCACGCCGGCGACGAGCAGCGCGCTCACGAGGAACGTCACGGCGTCGACGGCGAACGCCACGCCGGCGCTGAGGCCGACGACGAGCGCGGTCCCGATCGCCGGGCCTGCGAGCTCTGCGACGTTGTCGGTCATCGAGGTCACCGCGCGGGCGGCCTGGATGTCCTCCTCGGGCACGGTCTCCGGCACGAGGCCGGTCTGCGCGGGGCGGAAGAACGCCTCGGCGCTGCCGAAGACGAGGCTCGCGACGACGAGGTGCCACACCTCCGCGCTGCCGGTGAGGACGAGCACGGCGACGACCGTCTGCACGACCGCGCGCACGACGTCGGTCGCCAGGACCAGCCGGGCGCGCGGCAGCCGGTCGGCCCAGACGCCGCCGACGAGCAGGAGCAGCACGAGCGGCAGCGCCTGCGCGGTGAGGACGAGGCCCAGGTCCGTGGCGCTGCCGGTGTCCGTGACGTACAGCGCGAGCGCCACGACGACCACGCGGTCGCCCAGCGACGAGCCGGCCTGGGCGAGCCAGAGCCGGCGGAAGTCGCGGTGGCGGACGACGGACAGCGGCGACACGAAGACGCAGCAGTGCAGCACCTCGCCCGGCGCGAGGAGGTGCGGCTACCCTGCGGGGCTGCCGTGAGCGCCCGGTCGGTCCACATCACGACGTTCGGCTGCCAGATGAACGAGCACGACTCCGAGCGGATGCTCGGGATGCTCGACGCCCTGGGCTACGCGCCGACCGAGGACCGCGACGCGGCGGACCTCATCCTCTTCAACACCTGCTCGATCCGCGAGAAGGCCGACGACCGCTTCGTCGCGCACCTGCGCCAGGCCGCGGCCGTCAAGCGCCGGCGCCCGGAGACGCTCATCGGGGTCGGCGGCTGCTGGGCCCAGTCGGTCAAGGACCAGGTCTTCCGGCAGTTCCCGTTCGTCGACGTCGCCTTCGGCCCCGGTCAGGTGCACAAGCTCGCCGAGTTCCTCACGAGCGACTCGCTGACCGCGCAGGGGTTCTTCGAGTTCGAGGGCTTCACCGGCCACCTGCCGGCGCGCCGCGCCCGCGACGTCCAGGGGTGGGTGCAGATCTCCGCCGGCTGCAACCAGCGCTGCTCGTACTGCATCGTCCCGTCGACCCGGGGGCGCGAGGTGTCGCGGCCGCTGGAGGAGCTCGTCGACGAGGTCCGCGGCCTCGTGGCCGACGGGGTGCGCGAGGTGACGCTGCTGGGCCAGAACGTCAACTCGTGGGGCGTGCGCCTGCGGCCGCACCCGTCGACGTTCGCGACGCTCCTGCGCGAGCTCGACGCGATCGAGGGCCTGGACCGCATCCGCTACACGTCCCCGCACCCGCAGGACATGAAGGAGGACGTCGTCCTCGCCCACGCGGAGTGCCCGAGCGTGTGCGAGCACGTCCACCTGCCGCTGCAGGCCGGGTCCTCGCGGATCCTGAAGCTCATGCGCCGCACCTACACGCGCGAGCACTTCCTGGACCGCGTCGCGCTCATCCGCGAGCACGTGCCGGACTGCGCGATCACGACGGACATCATCGTCGGGTTCCCGGGGGAGACCGAGGCCGACTTCCAGGAGACGCTCGAGGTCGTCGACGAGGTCGGCTTCGACGGCGCCTTCACCTTCATCTTCTCGCCGCGCCGCGACACCGAGGCGGCACTCATGGAGGACGACGTCCCCCACGAGGTGAAGGTCGCGCGGATGGAGCGCCTCGTGGAGCTCGTGCAGCGCCGGGCGCACGAGCGCGCGCAGCGCTTCGTCGGACGGACGCTCGAGGTCCTCGTCGAGGGCCCGTCGCGCCACGATCCGTCGCGCATGCGCGGGCGCTGCCGGCACAACAAGGTCGTGAACTTCGAGGGCCTCGCGGTGCCGGGCGAGCTCGTGCCCGTCGAGATCACCGGGGCGACGTCCCAGACGCTGACGGGCGAGCTGTCGCTCGTCGCGCGCGCCGCGGCGTTCTAGGCCGCGCCTGCCGCGTCAGGCGGCGCCGTCGAGCGGGTGTTGCAGCGGCCCCGCGGTGAAGAGCTCCGCCGACCCGCAACGCGGGCAGGCGTAGAGGTGCAGCGCGACCGTCCGCGGGCGCGCCAGCGCGGGGTCGTCGGTGCGGGCCACGTGCTCGGGCCGCTCGAGCGCCTGGAGGTCCCGCCGGCCCTCGTAGACGCGCGCGACGCCGCAGTGGGGGCAGGTGAGGTCGATCGTGCGAGCGGTGTCGGCCGCCCGCTGGCGCCGGACGGCCGCCTTCGCCGCCACGTCCGCGTCGAGCTGGGCGACCTTCGCGTGCAGCGCCTCGACCTGCGCGAGGTACGCGTCGCCCTCATCGACGGTCAGCCGCCGCTCGCGCTCGCGGCCGGCGAGGTCCCGCGTCCACAGCACGGCGTACGTCGCGACGTCGCGCGGCACGTCCCGGTCACCCGGCCGCATGCCCTGCCGCGGCGCCCGCCACGCCAGCCGCGCCTCGAGGTCGTCGTTGGGCAGCGGGGCCCGGAGGTCGACGGCGAAGAGGCTGGAGTCCACGGCGCGGGGGAGCCTACGCGGCGCCCACGCCCGACCGTCGCGCTCGGCGACGCGCCCACCAGCTCGTGTCGGCGGGCGCGACCCAGGCGCTCACCAGCCAGGGCAGCCCTGCGAGCAGCAGCCCGGCGACGACCCAGCCCCACCGGCCCTTCAGCGCGGTGACGACGCCGGCCGGCGCCAGCACGAGGACCAGGACGATGAAGAAGATCAGACCGGCCCCGGGCTCGACGAGGTACGACGTCCCCTCTTCCTCCCCGTAGGCCATGGCGACAGGCTACGTGGATGCGGCGGTCGGACGCCGGTGCAGCGGTCCGTCCCCACGCCATGCGAACATGTGTTCGTGCGCTGGCAGAACCTGACCATCGAGGCCGAGCAGGGCGCGGAGCAGTCTGCGCTCCCGGGCTACCGCGACGAGGCGACCGTCCGCCGCTTCAACGCCCCGGAGGCCCTCAACACGCGCTTCTACGAGATCCGGGCGAAGTCCGTCCTGAACCGCGTCCCGGAGAAGTCGGCCGTGCCGTTCCGCTGGACGGTCAACCCGTACCGAGGCTGCAGCCACGGCTGCCTTTTATTGCTTTGCTCGGCCGACGCACACCTACCTCGGCTTCGACGCGGGCCGCGACTTCGACAACGAGATCGTCGTCAAGGTCAACGCGCCCGAGGTGCTGGCCGCGGAGCTGCGGCGCCCGTCGTGGACGGGTGAGCACGTCGCGATGGGGACGAACACGGACCCGTACCAGTGGGTCGAGGGGCGCTACAAGCTCATGCGCGGGATCTGGGCCGCGCTGCGCGACGCGCGCAACCCGTGCTCGGTGCTGACGAAGTCGCCGCTGCTGCTGCGTGACCTCGACCTGATGCTGCAGGTCGCCGAGGTGGCCGAGATCAGCGCGTCGCTGTCGGTCCCGACGATCGACGAGCGGGCGTGGCGCGCGACCGAGCCGCACACGCCCAACCCGCGGGCGCGTCTGGAGGCGGTGGGGGAGCTCAACCGGGCGGGCATCCCGTGCGGCATCCTCGTCGCGCCGCTCATGCCGGGCATCAACGACGACCCACGCCAGGTCGAGGAGATCCTGACGCTGGCGGCTGAGGCGGGGGCGACGAGCGTCGGCGGGCAGGGGCTGTTCCTGCGCGGCGAGACGCGCGGGGTCTTCATGGACTGGCTGCGTTCGTACCGGCCCGACCTCGTCGACCACTACGAGGAGCTCTACGGCACGAGCGGGTACCTGCCGGCGCGGGAGCAGGAGCGCCTGCGCGGGATGCTCGTGCACCCCGACGGGCCGCGGCCGTCGGCGTTCCGGCTGCGCGTGCAGGAGCGCCGGGCGCACCAGGCCGAGCAGGCGCGGCAGGCCATCGCGGCGGCCCGGCGCAGCCGGACCGTGCAGGAGGCGCTGTTCTAGGGAAGCCCGCCGAGGATGCAGGACGCAGGCGGGTCGTGGTGGGCGGGACGGACGCGGTGGATCGTCGCGGGCGTCGTGGCGCTCGTCGTGGCGGTGGGGGCGGTCGCCCTGGCGAGCGGCGGCGGGGACGACGGTGGTGGTGACGGGGCCGACACGGTCGTCGGGACCGCGGTCGCGCCGGCGCAGACCGGCCGGGGTGCGCGCACGACGGGCGGCGACGGAGACGACCCGCAGCCCGGCCTGCCCGAGCCCGGCCGCGGCCGCGACGGCGACGACGAGACCGGCGACGGGCCGGCGCTGCCCGTGCGCAAGGGCGCCGCGTCCGGCGTCGAGGTCGGCATCGGCGAGCACGGCACCGCGATGTTCGACGACCCGCGCTTTCGGGCGCTGGGCATCCGGCGGGCCCGGCTCGTCGTCGCCTACGACGCGACGAAGGTGCGCTTCGAGCGCGAGATCGTCGACAGCTGGCTGGCCGGGGCGCAGCGCGCGGGGGTGGAGCCCTTCATCACGTTCGGCCACTCCCGCGTCCGGCCGCAGCGCCTGCCGTCCGTCGCCGAGTTCCGCGCCCGCTTCCGCGAGTTCCACCGTCGCTGGCCGCAGGTCCGCGTCTTCGCGGCCTGGAACGAGGCCAACCACGCCAGCCAGCCGACGTCCGGCGCGCCGGAGCGCGCGGCGGACTTCTTCGACGTCGTGCGCGCGGAGTGCTCCGGGTGCACCGTCGTCGCCGGTGACCTGCTCGACCAGGCCGGGATGGAGCGCTACCTGGCGACCTACCGGCGCAGCCTGGACTCGACGCCGGCGGTCTGGGGGCTGCACAACTACGCCGACACGAACCGCTTCCGCCGCACCGGGGTGCAGACGCTGCTGCGTGCGGTCGAGGGGCCGATCTGGCTGACGGAGACCGGCGGCCTGTACAGCTTCGGGCGCAGCTTCCCGCCCAGCGCGCGCCGGCAGGCCAGAGCGCTCGCCTACACCTTCCGCATCGCCCGCTCGTCCCCGCGGATCGAGCGCGTCTACCTCTACAACTGGACCGGCGCGCCGAGGGGCGCGCGCTTCGACGCCGGGCTCATCAGCGCCAGCGGGACGCCGCGACCGGCGTACCGCACCCTGAAGACCGCGCTCGGCCGCTAGCCCCGGCGATCGCGCATGGCCGCCCCTTCGAGGGGCAGCACCTCAGGAGATCCGCGGTCCCCACCGCGGCGCCTCTGTGCGCCCGGTCACACGACCGCAACGACGACGAGGGAACGGTGGTCCTAGGTGGCGAAGCTCAAGCCACGACGCAACGACCAGGAGCACATGCGCAAGCTGTTCGAGACCCGAAGCCATTCCTGGGCTGAGGCGGGCCTCGCCCGTCAGCTCAGCGCCAAGGCCGTGAAGCGCGCCCGGGTGGGCGTGCTCGTCAACCTGCCGATGATCGCCGGCGTGCTGGTGCTCTACCACCTGCGCCACGAGCTCTTCGGCGTGGACGTGCCCGTCCGCATCGTGACGATGCTGGCGCTCGTCGCGCTGGGTTGGCAGTTCGCCCGCGACCTCGGCCGCGCCTTCGGTCCGACGCTGTTCCGCCGCCTGGACCCCGGGACGGCGGGCACGGTCGGCTTCCTCGTGCGCCTGGCGACGATCGTCCTCGCCGTGCTCGTCGCGCTGCGCGTCGCGGGCCTCAAGCCCGAGACGCTGGCGGTCGGCGGCGCGTTCACCGCGGTCATCCTCGGCCTCGCCGCCCAGCAGACGTTCGGCAACCTCTTCGCCGGGCTCGTGCTCCTCAGCGCCCGGCCCTTCCGCGTCGGCGAGCGCGTGCGCCTCCAGGGCGGCGGCCTCGCGGGGACGATGGAGGGCGTCGTCTCGTCGCTCGGGCTGCTCTACACGACGTTCTCGAGCGGCGACGACCAGATCATGGTCCCGAACAGCATCGTGCTCAACGTGGCGGTGATCCCGCTGCGCGAGCCCGAGGGCGTCGACCTCCGCGCGCGCCTGCGCGCGGGCATCACGCCGCTGGACCTCCAGGAGCGCCTGGACGACGTCGTCGACGTCGACCTGCGCGACCGCCCGCGCATCCTGCTCGAGGAGGTCGACGACGACGAGGTGGTCGTGCGCGTGCAGGCCACGCCCCAGCGCCCGTCCGACGGCCCGCGCCTGGCGACCGAGGTCGTCCGCGTGATCCACGAGCTCGCCCAGCGCGGCGAGGCCATCGGGCGCGACGTGCGCACGAGCAGCGACGACGGCGCGCTCGTCGGCTAGGCCGGCCGGTGGCGGGTGCCTGGCACCCGTCACCTGTGGCGGTCGAGCTGCTGGCCGGCGGCGATGGACGCCGAGACCTTGTCCGAGCCGGCCAGCCGCGCGACCTTCGCCGACAGCCCCGGTGCGACCTCGGCGAAGGTCGTCAGCGCCTTCATCGAGACCGGCGCGACGGTGACCTCGCCGCGGTCGCGGACGATCGCCGACTCGACGGCCTCCGCCACGTCGCTCGGGGTGCTGGTCCCGACGCCCCGCGGCAGCTCGGCGCCCGAGTCGTGGAACATCCCCGCGTCGCGGATGAAGCCGGGGAAGACGACGCTCGCGCCGACCGGCGTGCCGTGCAGGTCGCCCCGCAGCCCCTGGGCGAACCCGCGCAGCCCGAACTTCGTCGCGCTGTAGATCGACGACCCCGGGGCGCTCGTGCGTCCCGCGATCGACGAGATGAGCACGAGGTGCCCGCGGCCACGGGCGAGCATCTCCGGCACGAGCGCCCGCGCCAGCACGATCGGCGCGCGCAGGTTCACGTCGAGCGCGCGGTCGATGCGCTGCAGGTCGAAGTCCTCGACGAACTGGCCCGACGCCGGCAGCGCGGCGTTGGCCACCAGCACGTCGACGTCGGCGCAGTCCGCCGCCAGCCGGTCGACCTCCTCGCGCACGGCGAGGTCGACCGCCACCGCGCGGCCTCCGAGCTCGGCGGCCAGCGGCTCCAGCACGTCGAGCCGTCGGCCGGTCAGGACGAGCTGCGCGCCTGCCGCGTGCAGCCGCCGCGCGATGGCATGGCCGATGCCGCCCGTCGCGCCCGTGAGCAGGACCCGCGCCCCCTGGAGCTCCATGACCGCGGATCCTGCCAGGCGCGGGCGTGGTCCGGCAGCGAACCGCCGAGGTCCGACCAGGAGGTTCGGTCGCCCCGATGCGGCGCACCCGCGGCCTCATGTTCCTCCACACCAAGCAGCTCGCGTACAAGGTGCGCGTCGACAAGCCGAACCCCGTGTTCGCCAAGCACCTCCAGCAGGCCATCGGCGGGATCGAGGGCGAGATCCGCGTCTGCCTCCAGTACCTCATGCAGGGGTGGAACTGCCGCGGACCGGAGCGCTACAAGGACATGCTCCTCAACACCGGCACCGAGGAGATCGGCCACATCGAGATGCTCGCCACGGCCGTGGCGCTGAACCTCGAGGGCGCCGAGTCCAAGCTCCAGGAGGACCTCGCGGAGGCCAACCCGACCGTCGCCGCCGTGCTGGGCGGCCAGGACCCGCGCCACGTCATCTCGGCCGGCCTCGGCGCGATGGCCACCGACGCCAACGGCGTGCCGTTCAACGGCTCGTGGATCATCGACACCGGCAACATCGGCGCGAACATGCACGCCAACGTCGCCGCGGAGGGCGGCGGCCGCGTGCTCGCGACGCGTCTCTACGAGATGACCGACGACCCGGGCATGAAGGACATGCTCGCGTTCCTCATCGCCCGCGACACGATGCACCAGAACCAGTGGATGGCCGTCCTCGAGGAGTTCAAGGACATGGGCATGCCCGCGCCCATGGACTTCCCCCAGGAGCTCGAGAACCAGGACCACAACTACGAGTTCATCGTGCACTCCGACGGCGAGGTCCCGGGTGATGCCCGCTGGACCAGCGGCCCGTCGGTCGACAGCCACGGCACCTTCAGCGTCCGCAAGGCCGAGGCCTGGGGCGAGGTCCCGAAGCTGGCGCCGGCCGAGGCGCGTCCCGAGCTGCACAGCACGGTCGAGATGGCCGAGGGCCAGCGCTTCGTCCGCAAGGCCAAGGACATGCTCACGCCGTAGTCCGGTGGGGCGTGGCCGCCGCCGGGCTCTGCGAAGCTCCGGCGGTGGCCGACGTCCTGGCGATCTTCGGGCCGACCGGGATCGGCAAGACCGCCCTGGCCATCGCGCTGGGCGAGCGGCTGCGGGCGCAGGGTGAGCGCCCGGTCGCGGTCTCGGCCGACGCGCTGCAGGTCTACCGCGGGCTCGAGGTCCTCACGGGCGTCGCGAGCGCCGAGGAGCAGGCCCGCCTCGAGCACCGGCTCGTCTCGTTCCTGGCGGTCACGGAGACGTTCTCCGTCGCGGAGTACGCCCGTCGCGCGCATGCCGCCATCGACGCGGTGCTCGACGAGGGCGGCACCCCGATCGTCGTCGGCGGCACCGGGCTCTACCTGCGCGCGGCGCTCGCCGAGCTCGACCTCAGGCCCCCGCCGCCGCCCGAGCTGCGTGAGCGACTGAAGCGGGAGCTCGACGCCCACGGGCCCGAGGTGCTGCACGCCCGCCTCGACGACGCCGCGCGCGCCCGCGTCGACCCGCGCGACGCCCACCGCATCATCCGCGCGCTCGAGCTCGCCGAGCTCGGCCAGGAGCTCCACAGCGGCGACCAGCTGTGGACCGCCCACACGCGCCGGCCCACCCGGCTCGTCGGGCTCACGATGGACCGCGAGGCGCTGCGCGAGCGCATCGCCGCCCGCGTGCACCAGATGGTCGCCGACGGCGCCGCCGGCGAGGTCCGGGCCGCCGAGGCCGCCGGCGCGAGCGAGACCGCCCGCAAGGCGCTGGGCTTCCGCGAGCTGCTCGACGGCGACGTCGAGGCGATGGTCACCGCCACCCGCCGCTACGCCCGCCGCCAGACCACCTGGATGCGCAAGCTCGAGGGCGTCGAGCTCGTCGACGTCACCGGCCACAGCGCCGAGGACGTCGCGGCGCAGCTGCTCCCGTAGCCTGCCGCCGCGAGATGCGCTTCGAGAAGTGGCAGGCGCTGGGCAACGACTACCTCGTCGTCGAGCGCGACGCGATCGGCCTCCCGCTGAGCGCCGAGCGCGTGCGGCTGCTGTGCGACGTCCACCACGGCGTCGGCTCCGACGGCGTGCTCGAGCTCAGCCCGACCGACGAGCCGGGCTTCGTCGCGCGCCTGCGGATCTTCAACCCCGACGGCAGCGAGGCCGAGCTCAGCGGCAACGGCGCCCGCGAGGCCGTCCTCTACCTGCGCCGCGCCGGCTGGACCGACCAGCGCCAGTTCTCGATCCTCACCGCCGCCGGCGAGATCCGCCCGACGATCCACGACGAGCGCACGGCCACGCTCGACATCGGCCGCGCCCGCCTGCGCTCGGACGACTTCCCCAGCGGGGGCGACGACGGCCAGGGCGAGCTCGAGGCCGACGGGCGCAGCTGGCGCTTCCAGCACGCCCAGGTCGGCAACCCGCAGTGCGCGATCCTCGTGCGCGACGAGGCCGCGCTCACGGCGCTCGACCTCCCGAAGCTCGGCCCCGCCATCGAGCGCCACGCCCTCTTCCCGCACCGCACGAACGTCTCGTTCTCCGCCGAGCTCGCGCCCGACCGGATCCGCACCCGGATCTTCGAGCGCGGCGTGGGGGAGACGAGCGCCTCGGGGACCGGCGCCTGCGGCGCCGCCGTCGCCCACGTGCTGCGCGGCGGCGACAGCCCCGTGACCGTCGTCCTCGACGGCGGCGAGCTCGTCGTCGACGTCGAGGAGGACCTCCACATCGCCCTCACCGGCTGGGCCGAGCCGGTCTTCCGCGCCGAGGCCAGCGACGAGCTCGTCGCCGCGCTGCGGGCGCTGCCGGACCCGTCGTAGGCTCCGGGGCGATGAGCGAGCAGCGCAG
The DNA window shown above is from Conexibacter sp. SYSU D00693 and carries:
- a CDS encoding winged helix DNA-binding domain-containing protein; amino-acid sequence: MPRTAATSRPVTTVTHEQVRGLRARRHHLDARVPHAAALDVVRDLCGLHAQVLSSAVLQLWARVDDLASGEVEALLWEDRLLVKTWAMRGTLHLLRADDLALYAAAHRAIPQRQASPAWLKANGLTADQAAALFAAVPAVLEGEPLTREALAAALGEAVGHDAAIEAALGSWGSVLKPAAMVGELCFADGDERRVRFTTPERWLGAKVEERDPQEALLEVTRRFLRAFGPATREDLARWLGISSAATAGRWLAALEDEVVPVAVQGDPDGLVRTALAGDVDALAAAAPPPEARLLPAFDHHTVALLRDPAILDQSRRAEISRAAGWITPVVLVGGAIAGVWRHERRGRAVEVTIEPWGRLPRGAKAQLRVEAERLATFLGGDLRLLER
- the rny gene encoding ribonuclease Y; this encodes MQTLIGAALIAMGLVVATLVHTRSRPGHAAAPLAADPTLDRRAAELELRAAELERQAAELERLKVERERALERASGLSAAEAKQELLKDVEGEARQDAARVLRRVEDETKRDAERRVRSILSVAMQRLAASHATQTTVSVVQLPGDDMKGRIIGREGRNIRALENLTGVDFIVDDTPGAVVLSAFDGVRREVARMTLERLLQDGRIHPARIEEVFFSAKSDLDAHIVEVGEAAVLEAGVQGLDPELVRLLGRLRFRTSYGQDVLAHSIECALMAGTMAHELGASAKTAKRAALLHDIGKAVSGEVEGPHALVGGDLARRHGEREAVAHAMEAHHNEVEPQTVEAVIVQAADALSGARPGARGESLEHYVKRLRDLEQLAARHDGVEKVYAMQAGREVRVIVEPSAVDDAGAGVLARGIAREIERELEYPGQIKVTVIRESRAVDYAR
- a CDS encoding MFS transporter: MSPLSVVRHRDFRRLWLAQAGSSLGDRVVVVALALYVTDTGSATDLGLVLTAQALPLVLLLLVGGVWADRLPRARLVLATDVVRAVVQTVVAVLVLTGSAEVWHLVVASLVFGSAEAFFRPAQTGLVPETVPEEDIQAARAVTSMTDNVAELAGPAIGTALVVGLSAGVAFAVDAVTFLVSALLVAGVRTRRRTGLVDEGEPSVPAPSLTALPEPAPSWRTELAEGWAEVRSRVWVWATILGATAALILAYGPLFVLGPTVAEEVHGDTAVFGWTMTAFGAGALSGAATGLRWRPTHPILASHVVALLWPLIGVCLAVDAPLVLTLAVAAAGGWGLSLFDVWWTTALSELIPPAALGRVSAFDWMGSLALLPVAYALAGPLADAVGAREVLAVGGIACVVTTALPLLARGVRELTWRSPPRATPGSP
- the miaB gene encoding tRNA (N6-isopentenyl adenosine(37)-C2)-methylthiotransferase MiaB encodes the protein MSARSVHITTFGCQMNEHDSERMLGMLDALGYAPTEDRDAADLILFNTCSIREKADDRFVAHLRQAAAVKRRRPETLIGVGGCWAQSVKDQVFRQFPFVDVAFGPGQVHKLAEFLTSDSLTAQGFFEFEGFTGHLPARRARDVQGWVQISAGCNQRCSYCIVPSTRGREVSRPLEELVDEVRGLVADGVREVTLLGQNVNSWGVRLRPHPSTFATLLRELDAIEGLDRIRYTSPHPQDMKEDVVLAHAECPSVCEHVHLPLQAGSSRILKLMRRTYTREHFLDRVALIREHVPDCAITTDIIVGFPGETEADFQETLEVVDEVGFDGAFTFIFSPRRDTEAALMEDDVPHEVKVARMERLVELVQRRAHERAQRFVGRTLEVLVEGPSRHDPSRMRGRCRHNKVVNFEGLAVPGELVPVEITGATSQTLTGELSLVARAAAF
- a CDS encoding glycosyl hydrolase, which codes for MQDAGGSWWAGRTRWIVAGVVALVVAVGAVALASGGGDDGGGDGADTVVGTAVAPAQTGRGARTTGGDGDDPQPGLPEPGRGRDGDDETGDGPALPVRKGAASGVEVGIGEHGTAMFDDPRFRALGIRRARLVVAYDATKVRFEREIVDSWLAGAQRAGVEPFITFGHSRVRPQRLPSVAEFRARFREFHRRWPQVRVFAAWNEANHASQPTSGAPERAADFFDVVRAECSGCTVVAGDLLDQAGMERYLATYRRSLDSTPAVWGLHNYADTNRFRRTGVQTLLRAVEGPIWLTETGGLYSFGRSFPPSARRQARALAYTFRIARSSPRIERVYLYNWTGAPRGARFDAGLISASGTPRPAYRTLKTALGR
- a CDS encoding mechanosensitive ion channel family protein, with product MAKLKPRRNDQEHMRKLFETRSHSWAEAGLARQLSAKAVKRARVGVLVNLPMIAGVLVLYHLRHELFGVDVPVRIVTMLALVALGWQFARDLGRAFGPTLFRRLDPGTAGTVGFLVRLATIVLAVLVALRVAGLKPETLAVGGAFTAVILGLAAQQTFGNLFAGLVLLSARPFRVGERVRLQGGGLAGTMEGVVSSLGLLYTTFSSGDDQIMVPNSIVLNVAVIPLREPEGVDLRARLRAGITPLDLQERLDDVVDVDLRDRPRILLEEVDDDEVVVRVQATPQRPSDGPRLATEVVRVIHELAQRGEAIGRDVRTSSDDGALVG